The sequence GCGGCCGCTTCCCCTTTTTTCCCGACGTTAGCCGCACAGGCGCGAAGCTGTCCACGACTTTTTGAGGTGCGTACCTCATTTTGCGTCGCAACACGTTCGCGGAGGGCGCGAGCGCGTCGCGTCCGCCGCCGCCGCCGCCGCGCTCACCCGAACGGCGGCAGGTTCTCGCGCAGAAGGATCTCGATGCGGATCTGTTCCTGGCCGGGGTCGAGCGGCGTGCCGTCGATCGCCGCGCGCAGCACGCGCAGGGCGCTGCGCGCGACGTGCCCCACGTCCTGGGTGATCACGGCGTCGATCAGGCCCTCCTCCAGCCCGGCGCGGGTCGCCGGCGTCAGCTCGTGGGCGACGACGGTGAGGCGCCGCGGCCGCTCCAGCGCGCGCAGGGTCCCGACGAGCCCCCGATGGCCGGCGCCCGGCGCGTACAGCGCCTCGACCCGGGGATGGGCGGCCAGCGCCGCCGGCAGCACCCGCGCCACCGTCTCCGAATCGTCGCGCCCCTCGAGCGAGGGCAGGACCGTCATGCCGGGGAAGTCGCGCAGCATCACCTCGTCGAAGCCCAGACGCCGCTCCATCTGGTCGCGCGCCATCATCGAGCCGGCGAGCACCATCACGGTGGCGTCCGGCTTCGCCGTGAAGCGGCCCACGAGCTGGGCCGCCGTGCGCCCGGCCGCGAGATTGTTGATGCCGACGAAGCGCGCGCGCGCCGAGTTCGGCTGGTCGGAGACGATGGCGACGACCGGCGTTCCCGCCTCGCGCAGACGGAAGATGGCGTCGCGCGCCTGCGGCGTCTCCGGCGCCATCACCGCGACGCCGTCGACGTCGGTCAGGGACGCCATCGCGTGGACCGTCGCCGTGGGGTCGAGAGCGGGGACGGTCGCGATCGCGATCGTCGTCCGGTCGTAGGCGGCGAGCGCGCCGGCGCTCTCGATCGCGCCGCGAAGCGCTCGCATGAACGCGGTCTCGCTGTCCGGGAGCACGAACGCCAGCCGGTAGCTGCGCCGCCGGGCGAGGTTCGCCGCGCCCACGTCCCGGACGTAGCCGAGCCGGGCGATGGCCTCGTTGACCCGCACGATCGTCTTCTCGCGCACGCCGGGCCGGGCGTTGAGGACGCGATCGACGGTCGCGAGG comes from Salinarimonas sp. and encodes:
- a CDS encoding LacI family DNA-binding transcriptional regulator; translation: MSRPTVNDIAREAGVSLATVDRVLNARPGVREKTIVRVNEAIARLGYVRDVGAANLARRRSYRLAFVLPDSETAFMRALRGAIESAGALAAYDRTTIAIATVPALDPTATVHAMASLTDVDGVAVMAPETPQARDAIFRLREAGTPVVAIVSDQPNSARARFVGINNLAAGRTAAQLVGRFTAKPDATVMVLAGSMMARDQMERRLGFDEVMLRDFPGMTVLPSLEGRDDSETVARVLPAALAAHPRVEALYAPGAGHRGLVGTLRALERPRRLTVVAHELTPATRAGLEEGLIDAVITQDVGHVARSALRVLRAAIDGTPLDPGQEQIRIEILLRENLPPFG